The genomic segment GCGTGACGGCCGATGGCCCGACACCAGGAGACCCGGCATCCGGACCGTCGCTGAATTCAGCGCCGACGAACGGCCCCCGGACGCGGGACTTCCGTCCCTATTGCCGGCGTCGGTGAACTGGTCGGATTCGGGGTGCAGCTCGACTACTCCTCCGACAAGGCAGAACTCATGGCAATGAAGGCACCGGCGAAGTCGGGAACCAGAATTGTTACCCTGACCATGAATCCGGCACTCGACATCACCACGGACACCGATCGGGTCATCCCCACCGACAAAATGCGCTGCGGGCTGCCCCGCTACGATCCTGGCGGCGGCGGAATCAACGTCGCGAGAATCGCCCACGTGCTCGGCGAGTCGGTATTGGCCGTCTTTCCAGCGGGCGGCCATGCCGGCGACAAGGTGACTGATCTTGTCGCTGCCTCCGGGGTTCCGGTACGGCGGATCAACGTGGCTAATTCCACCAGGGAAAGCTTCACCGTGGACGAGCGCACCACCGGAAAGCAGTACCGATTCGTGCTCCCAGGCCCGCGGCTCACCGATGTCGAGTTGACCGAGTGCCTCGACACGCTTAGCGCCGCAGCAGGATCCGCGGACTTCGTAGTGGCGAGCGGCAGCCTGCCGCCCGGAGCGCCTGCCGACTTCTATCAGCGGGTCGCCGACATCTGTCGCGAGCGCGATGCACCGCTGATTCTCGACACGTCAGGGGCCGGACTGCGACATGTCTCTTCCGGCGTCTATCTGCTCAAGCCGAGCGTGCGAGAACTACGCGAATGTGTCGGACGAGAACTCATCAGCGAGTCAGAGCAGCTGGCCGCGGCACACGAACTCATCGACCGCGGCTGCGCCCAATTCGTCGTCGTGTCACTCGGGTCCGAGGGCGCTCTGCTCGCCACACCGCTTGGAAGCCAACGTTATTCAGCTGTAGAGGTGCCTTCCGGCAGCGGTGTGGGCGCCGGAGACGCCATGACCGCCGGGATCACCGTCGGCCTTAAGCGCGGCTGGCAACTCGACAAGGCGGTGCGACTGGGCATCGCTGCCGGCGGTGCCATGCTGCTGACGCCTGGCACCGCGCAGTGCCTCCGCGAAGATGTCGAGCGGCTCTTCGAGATGGTCGCCGACCCCATAGATATCGACCGTGCCCGATGGTTGTCCGCTCGAGTAAAGACATCGCGATGACGGCGTTGGTCACCGTGGACCCGCGCTACCACGACGCCGTGATTTTCAACCTCGACGCTTTGTTGACCGACGTTGACGGTGTTCGGCTGTTCGAGTCGACGATCAATCTGGTCCAAAGACTGCTCGAGGTCGGGATCGCCACCGCTGTCTATTCGTTGCGCACAGACGCTCAACAGCTCCTAAAGTGCGCCGGAATTGATGGCCTTTTCGGTGTCAGTGTCGATGGCATCCCTACCGCATTCCTTGCGGAAGCCGTTGGCCGACTCGGCGTGCGCCCGCAACGGTCTGTCGTCGTTGACGACGCCGGTTCCGGGATATCGGCGGCTCAGGACGGCGGTTTTGCGCTTACCATCGGTGTCGACCGCTCCGGGGATCCCGACCGACTATTGGGGCGCGGGGCCGACGTCGTGGTCGCGGATCTGAAGGACGTCGCTGTCCGCGCAGGCGACAAGCGGATCTCGAAGCTCCCCAGTGCGGTGGAGTCATACGGTCAGATCATCGGCGTTCTCGGCGCGCGAGAACCGGTGTTGTTTGCCGACTACGACGGAACCTTGTCCCCCATCGTTGCAGACCCCGATTCCGCCACCCTCGTCGAAGGAGCGGCGAAGGCGCTGGAAAGCTTGGCGTCGCAATGCCCCGTCGCCATCCTGAGCGGCCGCGACCTCGCCGATATCCGCGCTCGGATACCCATACCTGGTATCTGGTATGCCGGCAGCCACGGCTTTGAGCTGACCGGGCCGGACGGCACATACCACTGCAACGAAGCGGCCGCAGCCGCCGTCGATGTCTTGGAGCGTGCGGCCGCCGAGTTAGGCAAGAGCCTGGCTGAAATTCCCGGAGTACGCGTGGAACACAAGCGCTTCGCCGTCGCGGTTCACTACCGCGAGGTCGCAGCGGAGCACATCGGCAGGATCGTCTCTGCCACACACAAGCTCGGACAGCGAGATGGCTTACGCGTGACCAACGGACGGATGCTGGTCGAGCTGCGGCCGGACATCGCCTGGAACAAAGGGACCACGCTGGCCTGGATTCGCGATCGCATCGACGCGACCGGGTCCCTGCTGCCGATCTACATCGGCGACGACCTCACCGACGAAGACGCTTTCGACGCAATCCAATTCGACGGCATCGGCATCGTGGTGCGGCACGACGAGGATGGCGATCGAAAGACGGCGGCCCGATTCGCTCTGCGGAGTCCCGATGAGGTGCGGGAGTTCATTCAGCGCGGGTCGAATTGGCTGGCGATCAAACATCAGAAGTCTTCCAAAGCATGGGATTTCACCTATGACGGCTACGACCCGCAGAGCGAGAAGCTTCGTGAGTCGCTATGCACGGTGGGAAATGGCTACTTCGCCACCCGCGGCGCAGCGCCCGAATCGAAGGCCGACCAGGTGCACTATCCGGGGACGTATGCCGCCGGTGTCTACAACCGTCTCGTCGACGATGTTTCGGGCGCTGAAATTGACAACGAGAGTCTGGTCAACCTGCCCAACTGGCATGCACTGACGTTCCGCGTAGACGGCGGCAGCTGGTTCGACATCGACAGGGTCAAGGTGCTGTCCTACCGGCAGACGCTCGACCTTCGCGGCGCGATACTGACCAGGGAGGTGCGCTTCTGTGACGACGCGGGACGCACCAGTTCGCTGACCCAGCAACGATTCGCGGCGATGCACATGCCCCACGTCGGCGCTCTGCAGACGACGATCGTCGCCGAGGATTGGTCAGGGACCATCGAGATTCGCTCGACGCTGGACGGCGATGTCACAAACTCGCTGGTGGAGCGGTATCGCGATTTGGCCAACCGTCATCTTGGGTTGGTGGAAAAACGAGAGATCTCCGGCAATTCCGTACTGTTGTCAGTTCAGACGACCCAATCACGCATCCCCATTGCCATGGCGGCGCGCAGCGTGGTGTGGCGCGACGGGACTCCCGTCCCGGCCACCTATCGCCTGGTCGACCAGGGAGCAGAAATCGGCCACGATATTGCCGTCGAACTGTCACTCGGTGAGACGGTGATGGTGGAGAAGACCGTAACCCTTTTCACCGGGCGAGACGCCGCGACGTCCGAACCTGCTGTCGATGCCGAGCGCTGGCTGAGCCGACTCGGCAGATTTGCCGAATTGCGCGACGGGCATCTGAACGCCTGGATACATCTGTGGGAGCGCCTGTCAATCGAGTTTGAAGACTTCACCGACGAATCGCGCATCCTGCGGCTGCATCTCCTGCATCTGCTGCAGACGGTCTCCCCCAACAGTTGCGACCTCGATGTCGGGATACCGGCCCGCGGACTGCACGGCGAGGCATATCGCGGGCACATCTTCTGGGACGAGCTATTCATCTTTCCGGTACTCAACTTGCGGCTGCCGTTGATCACCCGGTCGCTGCTGGGATACCGCTACCGGCGCCTGCCGGAGGCGCGTCAGGCCGCCCGGGCGGCAGGCTACTCCGGTGCGATGTTCCCATGGCAATCCGGCAGCGACGGGCGCGAGGAAAGCCAACGCCTGCACCTCAATCCGCGCAGCGGCCGGTGGAACCCCGACGGGAGCGCTCGTGCGCACCACATCGGCATCGCCGTCGCCTACAGCGCGTGGAAGTTTTATCAGGTCACCGCAGACCTCGCCTACCTGATCGACTACGGCGCGGAGCTGCTGGCGGAGATCGCACGCTTCTGGGTGAGTAGGGCCGACTACGACGAGGAACGCGATCGCTACAGCATCCGAGGGGTCATCGGGCCCGATGAATTCCACTCGGGCTACCCCGATGCGCCTTACGACGGGATTGACAACAACGCGTACACCAACGTGATGGCGGTCTGGGTGATCATGCGCGCCCTCGACGCACTGAAACTGCTACCGCTGCCGAACCGACTCGATCTGCTCGAGACAATCGGACTGAAGAATGCGGAACTGGCGCGTTGGGACGAGGTCAGCCGAAAGATGTTCGTCCCGTTCCACGATGGCATCATCAGCCAGTTCGAGGGATACGGCGAGTTGGAGGAACTGGACTGGGACGGGTACCGGCAGCGGTATGGCAATATCCAACGCCTCGACCGCATCCTCGAGGCGGAAAACGACGACGTGAACCGGTACAAGGCGTCCAAGCAAGCCGATGTCCTCATGCTGCTTTACCTGATGTCCGCGACAGAGTTGTGTGAGCTCCTCGACCGGCTCGGCTATCACTTCATCCCCGACAAGGTCCCGGAAATGGTTGACTACTACCTGGCCCGCACGTCGCACGGATCGACGCTTAGCGGTGTCGTGCATACCTGGGTGCTCGCCCGGGCCAACCGCAGTCACGCCATGGAGTTTTTCCGACAGGCACTGAAGTCCGACGTCTCAGATATCCAGGGCGGCACCACGTCTGAAGGCATCCATCTGGCGGCCATGGCCGGCAGCGTCGACCTCTTGCAGCGATGCTTCACTGGGATGGAAACCCGGTCCGATCGCATCATCCTCTCGCCGTATTGGCCCGAAGAACTTGGCGTGCTGGCATTCCCGATCCGCTACCGCGGTCTGCACCTGCACCTGCGAGTCAGTGGAAAGGGCGTGATCATCAGTGTGGATCCACGCGACGCCGCCGGAGTCGAAGTGGAGTGCCGCGGTCGAGTAGTTCAACTGATGCCCGGGACCACCGTCCGATTTCCCGGTTGATCTTTGCCGCCGAGTGTTGCTTCTGGTCGATCGAGTTGGCAAGGGCATCCGAGGCCTCGCCGCGTAACGCATTGCTCGTACACGGAATCGACGAAGCCAGCCGCGATCCCGGCATGCCGTCTCAGGCGCCGAGTCATCGGCAGCGAGCGCTGGCCATGGCGGGTCGTCTCCACCAACGCCGTCAAGCCCTGGGTATCGCATCGGAGATCACCGTCCGACGGCCCAAGTTCGGTCCCGGGCCGGGTCGTTGATCCACCCGTTCGGGTGACCTTCGGCCCTGGCACCGCGCATGCGGCTGTGCGAGGTTGGCATTTGTGCCACTATCGCGTTCCTGCTCGGCCGAGCGATGCCGGACGAGTTCGACGCCGCGTGACGTGCGCGTCGCGCCAACTACTTGACGCGCTACGAGAGGACAGGTCATGAGCACGTCCGGATACGTCCGATTTTTTGAGGACTTCGGCATCGACGATGTGCCACTCGTCGGCGGAAAGAACGCGTCGCTGGGCGAGATGTTCCAGAAGCTGTCCGGACAGGGCGTCCGTGTCCCACACGGATTCGCCATCACCGCCCAGGCCTATCGCCACATGTTGGACAGGGCCGGCGCCTGGGACCGTCTGCATGCCGAACTCGACGAGCTCGACCCCGACGACGTCGCCGCGCTAGCACGTAAAGGCAAGCGCGCGCGTGAGATCGTCTACGGCGCCGGGCTTCCCGACGATCTGGCCGCTGAGATTCTGGATGGCTACCGCAAGCTTCAGCAGGAGTACGGCGAGGAGGTAAGTCTCGCTGTGCGGAGCTCCGCGACCGCCGAGGACCTGCCGACCGCGAGCTTTGCCGGCCAACAGGATTCGTATCTCAATATCAAAGGCGAAGAGAGTCTGCTGGACACATGCCGCCGGTGTTTCGCCAGTCTGTTCACTGACCGCGCGATTCATTACCGAATCGATCAGGGCTTCGACCATTTCAAGGTCTCTCTGTCAATCGGCGTGATGAAGATGGTGCGCTCCGACATCTCTTCGTCGGGTGTGATGTTCTCCATCGACACCGAGTCGGGCTTTCGCGATGCCGTCTTCGTGACGGGCGCCTACGGCCTTGGCGAAAATGTGGTTCAGGGTGCTGTTGACCCGGACGAGTTCTACGTCCACAAGCCGACCTATCTCTCCGGGCATCGCGCTGTGTTGCGCCGCCTCATCGGCGACAAGGCAGTGAAGATGATCCTCGTCGAAGGCGAGACGAAGAACACGACGCGAAACGTCCCCACACCAAAGTCCGACCGCGCTAGGTTCTGCCTCACGGATTCCGACGTCTTGGAGCTGGCCGGCTACGCGTGCACCATCGAGGCGCACTACGGGCGGCCGATGGACATGGAATGGGCGAAGGACGGTCTGGACGGAAAGCTCTACATCGTGCAGGCTCGCCCCGAAACGGTGGCCTCCCAGCACAGCGCGACGGCGCTGGAGTCCTATGTGCTCGAAGGCCGCGGCGACGTACTCACCGAGGGGCGCTCGGTCGGCGAGAAGATCGCCTCGGGTGCGGCCAAACGGATCGAAAAACTCACGCAGCTGGACGAATTCAAGCCCGGTCAGGTACTCGTCGCCGACACCACCACACCCGACTGGGAGCCGGTCATGAAGACCGCCGCAGCGATCGTCACCAATCGCGGCGGCCGCACCTGCCACGCGTCGATCATCGCCCGCGAACTCGGCATACCCGCCGTGGTCGGCGCCGGAGACGCGACCACGTGCGTGCCCGATGGCGCCGTCGTGACGGTGTCGTGCGCCGAGGGCGACACCGGCCGCGTGTACCGGGGTGAGCTGGGCTTCCATGTCGACCGAACCGAGGTGGCCGACCTGGCGCGGCCGCGAACCCAGATCATGATCAATCTCGGGAACCCCGACCTCGCCTTCAAGACGTCGTTCCTGCCGAACGACGGCGTGGGACTCGCCCGGATGGAGTTCATCATCGGCGAGTACATCCGGGTTCACCCGCTAGCACTGCTGCACCCCGACAAGGTCGACGACGCCGAGGCACGTCGGACGATCGATCGGCTCACGCAGGGTTATCCCGACGGCCGCGCGTTCTTCGTGGAACGCCTTTCCGAAGGGATCGGCACCATTGCCGCCGCCTTCTGGCCGAAGCCGGTTGTGGTGCGGATGTCGGACTTCAAGACCAACGAGTACGCGAGCCTGATCGGCGGAGCAGCCTTCGAACCATCGGAGAGCAACCCGATGATCGGTTTCCGCGGCGCCTCGCGCTACGCGCATCCCGCCTACGCTGAGGGTTTCGCGCTCGAGTGCCGCGCAATGCAACGTGTGCGCGACGAGATGGGTCTGACGAACGTGATTCTGATGCTCCCGTTCGTGCGGCGAATTGCCGAGGCGGACCTCGTGCTGCAAACGATGGCCGACCTCGGTCTGCGCCGGGGCGAGAACGGGCTCAAGGTGTACGCGATGTGCGAGATCCCGAACAACGTGATCCTGATCGATGAATTCGCCAAGCGTTTCGACGGTTTCTCCATCGGCTCCAACGACCTGACTCAGCTGACGCTCGGCGTCGATCGTGACAGCGAGATCGTGGCCTTCGACTACGACGAACGCGACGAGGGTGTCAAGGAGATGATTCGCCTGGCCGTTGAGGGCTGTCGCCGCAACGGAATTCACTCGGGGCTGTGTGGGCAAGCGCCGTCGGATTACCCAGACATGGCCGAGTTCTTGGTCCGGATCGGCATCGAGTCGATGAGTCTGAACCCCGACACGGTAATCAAGACCACACGTCAGATCCTGCAAGTGGAAAAGCAACTCGTTCCGGCTCGATGAGTAGCGATCTCACGCCGCTTCCGGACCTGTTGCATGGTCAGGCCCGGGCCGGTTCGCGAGCACCGGCCCGTGTACACGGACAATCCGTTCGCGGCGATCCACGGCCGGGTGTGCTATTGCGTGGGCTGCTCGCGGTACCCGTCGGCGCCGACGGGACCACCCGCGAACGCTGGGACTATGTCAGCGCGCTACAACAAGCCGACAGCACCGACTACCCGATACCCTGAGTGACAGGGTGGTGCAGCAACGATGACTTCGGGTATCGCGTCGATTCTCCGTGGGTACGAGCCAGACCGCACTCGGCTCATCGACATTTTGTGGGATGTACAACGCGAATTCGGCTACATCTCCACCGAATCCGCCGCCGGGATAGCCGATTGGCTCGGGCTGTCCGTCGAAGATGTTCTGGAGACCGCGACGTTCTACCATTTCTTCCACACCACGCCGTCAGGCCGTCACCGAATTTATCTGAGCAACAACGTCATCGCGAAGATGCACGGCTACCGTCAGGTGTATGAAGCCCTCGAACTCAACACCGGGACACGATTCGGCGGCCCCGGCTCGGCCGATTTCGGACTGTTTGAAACCGCCTGCATCGGGTTGAGCGATCACGAACCGGCGATGCTCATCGACGATGTCGTGTTCACAGACCTGACACCGGCTTTGGTCGGCGACATCATCGAGGCATTGAAAACCGGTGATTCTCCGGCCCAGATCGCCAATCCAGCTGGCCTGCCTCGCGACGAAGTGGCATACGTCGATGCGCTGACACGCACGACCGTCCATACGGCGGGGCCGGTGTTCTTCTGCGGTGACACCGACTACACCGCGTTGTTGCACCGCTGCCGGGCGACGGCCCCCGAGGACGTGGTCGCCACCATCTCCGAGTCTGGCCTGCGGGGGCTAGGCGGCGCGGGTTTCCGCACCGGCAACAAGTGGAAGCTCTGCCACGCGGCCGCGGGCGACGAGAAGTACATCATCTGCAACGCCGATGAGGGCGAGCCCGGGACCTTCAAGGACCGGGCGTTGCTGACCTATTCCCCCAAGCAGGTATTCGCGGGCATGGCGATCGCGGCATACGCCGTCGGCGCCCGACGTGGCATCCTCTACCTTCGCGCAGAGTACGCGTATCTGCGCGACTACCTGGCACAGCAACTGGTGGAGCTACGCGAGGACGGGGTACTCGGCGAGACTTTCGACATCCGCATCCAGTTGGGCGCCGGGGCCTACATCTGCGGCGACGAGTCCGCGCTACTCGAGTCCTGTGAGGGCAAGCGGGGAACGCCCCGACTCAAGCCGCCGTTCCCGGTCGAGCACGGTTTCCTGGGCAAGCCGACGGTCGTCAACAACGTCGAGACATTCGCCGCGGCGAGCCGGATCATGCAGGAGGGTGCCGCGTGGTTCGCTGCAATGGGGGTGCCTGGGTCAACCGGCACCCGGCTAATCAGCGTTGCCGGCGACTGCGCGGCACCCGGGATCTATGAGGTGGAGTGGGGCATCACGCTGCGTGAAGTGCTCGACTTGGTCGGAGCCGACAACCCCCGGGCCGTACAGATCAGCGGTCCCTCCGGGGAGATGCTCTCGGTGGCCGGCGATGCCGACCGCAGATTCGCCTACGACGACGTGTCCTGCAACGGCTCCTTCATGGTGTTCAACCACGAACGCGACCTGCTCGAAATCGTCGGGGACTTCCTGCAGTTCTTTGTCGCCGAGTCCTGCGGCATCTGTGTGCCCTGTCGCGCAGGCAATGTGATGCTGCGGCAGAAGGTCGGCCTGGTAGCCGCGGGTCGGGCGGTCCGATCCGATCTCGACGACATGGTTGCCTGGGGTGGGATCGTCGCTAAAACCAGCCGGTGCGGGCTTGGTGCCACCTCGCCCAATCCGATCCTGACCACGTTGAAAAAGTTCCCGGAAATCTATTCGGCCCGACTTTGTGAGCGAAATGGCGACCTGCTGCCGTCCTTCCACCCAGCGGCTGAGCTGACCGATTATGCCGAAGCCGTTGCCGCACTGGCACCACAGGAGTCGCTGTGAGCATCCGGATCGAGATCGACGGCGAAGCCGTCACCTGCGAGGAGGGCAGGACGCTCGTCGATGTCGCCGCCGAGGCGGGCGTCTACATCCCGACCTTGTGCTATCTGCCCGAACATCCCGTCCTGGGTACCTGCCGAGTGTGTTCGGTCAAGGTCAACGGCGTGGTCGGCGCCGCCTGTGCGGTCGAGGTCAGCGATGGGATGCGAGTGGAGGTCAACGACCCGGAGACCACCGACGCGCGTAAGGCGCTGGTGGAGTTGCTGTTCGCCGAGGGCAACCACAACTGCCCCAGCTGTGAAAAGTCCGGGCGGTGCACGCTGCAGGCGGTCGGCTACGAGGTGGACATGATGGTGTCCCGTTTCCCCTACCAGTTCCCCGAGCGCGTTGCCGAGCATGCGGCGGACACGATTTGGCTGGAGCGCGACCGCTGCATCTTCTGCCAGCGTTGCGTGGAGTTCGTCCGGGATCGCGAGACCGGCAAAAAGATCTTCAGCATCAGCGGCCGCGGCGCGGATGCCCGCATCGAGATCGATATCGAACTGGCCAACAGGATGCCCGTCGAACAGGTCCGCGAGGCCGTCGACATCTGTCCCGTCGGAACGATACTCGAGAAAGGGGTTGGGTATGACGAGCCTATCGGCGAGCGGCGCTACGAAGTCGAATCGGTGAAGGACCGGGCGCTAGAAGCACCACGGAGGCAGGGCAAGTGACGACGTCGAACATCAATGAGCTTGCATCGCACCAACTTCCGGCCACCCCGCTCGACCCGGAACTGGCCGCCAAACGCGCCGGCAAGATCAAGGTCTCGATGATCAGCCTCTGTGGCTGTTGGGGATGTAGCTTGTCGTTGCTCGACATCGACGAGCGGATGATCGACCTGCTGGACAAAATCACAATAATGCGATCGTCTTTCACCGACATCAAGCGCATTCCGGAGCGGTGCGCGATTGGATTCATCGAGGGCGGCGTCGCCAACAAGGACAATATCGAGACACTGCGGCACTTCAGGGACAACTGCGACGTGCTGATCTCGGTCGGCGCTTGCGCGATCTGGGGTGGTGTCCCGGCACTGCGTAACCTGGTGGGCCTCAAGGATTGTCTGGCGGAGGCCTACACGAACTCCCCGACGGCGCCGCCCGCCTCCAGTCCGGTGGTGCCCTACCACCATCGGATCCCTATCCTCACCAACGACGTCTATCCGTGCCACGAAGTCGTGCAGATGGACTACTTCATCCCGGGCTGCCCGCCGGAGGCGGACGCAATCCTTGACGTCCTGGAGGATCTGGTCAACGGACGTCCGGTGAATCTGCCCAAGTCTCTCAACCGTTTCGACTGATCGGGGAAATGCCGGTATGGCGAAGACGCTCGTAATCGATCCGGTCACCCGAATCGAAGGACACGGAAAGGTGGTCATCGAACTCGATGACGAG from the Mycobacterium lentiflavum genome contains:
- a CDS encoding 1-phosphofructokinase family hexose kinase, which gives rise to MKAPAKSGTRIVTLTMNPALDITTDTDRVIPTDKMRCGLPRYDPGGGGINVARIAHVLGESVLAVFPAGGHAGDKVTDLVAASGVPVRRINVANSTRESFTVDERTTGKQYRFVLPGPRLTDVELTECLDTLSAAAGSADFVVASGSLPPGAPADFYQRVADICRERDAPLILDTSGAGLRHVSSGVYLLKPSVRELRECVGRELISESEQLAAAHELIDRGCAQFVVVSLGSEGALLATPLGSQRYSAVEVPSGSGVGAGDAMTAGITVGLKRGWQLDKAVRLGIAAGGAMLLTPGTAQCLREDVERLFEMVADPIDIDRARWLSARVKTSR
- the otsB gene encoding trehalose-phosphatase, with translation MTALVTVDPRYHDAVIFNLDALLTDVDGVRLFESTINLVQRLLEVGIATAVYSLRTDAQQLLKCAGIDGLFGVSVDGIPTAFLAEAVGRLGVRPQRSVVVDDAGSGISAAQDGGFALTIGVDRSGDPDRLLGRGADVVVADLKDVAVRAGDKRISKLPSAVESYGQIIGVLGAREPVLFADYDGTLSPIVADPDSATLVEGAAKALESLASQCPVAILSGRDLADIRARIPIPGIWYAGSHGFELTGPDGTYHCNEAAAAAVDVLERAAAELGKSLAEIPGVRVEHKRFAVAVHYREVAAEHIGRIVSATHKLGQRDGLRVTNGRMLVELRPDIAWNKGTTLAWIRDRIDATGSLLPIYIGDDLTDEDAFDAIQFDGIGIVVRHDEDGDRKTAARFALRSPDEVREFIQRGSNWLAIKHQKSSKAWDFTYDGYDPQSEKLRESLCTVGNGYFATRGAAPESKADQVHYPGTYAAGVYNRLVDDVSGAEIDNESLVNLPNWHALTFRVDGGSWFDIDRVKVLSYRQTLDLRGAILTREVRFCDDAGRTSSLTQQRFAAMHMPHVGALQTTIVAEDWSGTIEIRSTLDGDVTNSLVERYRDLANRHLGLVEKREISGNSVLLSVQTTQSRIPIAMAARSVVWRDGTPVPATYRLVDQGAEIGHDIAVELSLGETVMVEKTVTLFTGRDAATSEPAVDAERWLSRLGRFAELRDGHLNAWIHLWERLSIEFEDFTDESRILRLHLLHLLQTVSPNSCDLDVGIPARGLHGEAYRGHIFWDELFIFPVLNLRLPLITRSLLGYRYRRLPEARQAARAAGYSGAMFPWQSGSDGREESQRLHLNPRSGRWNPDGSARAHHIGIAVAYSAWKFYQVTADLAYLIDYGAELLAEIARFWVSRADYDEERDRYSIRGVIGPDEFHSGYPDAPYDGIDNNAYTNVMAVWVIMRALDALKLLPLPNRLDLLETIGLKNAELARWDEVSRKMFVPFHDGIISQFEGYGELEELDWDGYRQRYGNIQRLDRILEAENDDVNRYKASKQADVLMLLYLMSATELCELLDRLGYHFIPDKVPEMVDYYLARTSHGSTLSGVVHTWVLARANRSHAMEFFRQALKSDVSDIQGGTTSEGIHLAAMAGSVDLLQRCFTGMETRSDRIILSPYWPEELGVLAFPIRYRGLHLHLRVSGKGVIISVDPRDAAGVEVECRGRVVQLMPGTTVRFPG
- the ppsA gene encoding phosphoenolpyruvate synthase is translated as MSTSGYVRFFEDFGIDDVPLVGGKNASLGEMFQKLSGQGVRVPHGFAITAQAYRHMLDRAGAWDRLHAELDELDPDDVAALARKGKRAREIVYGAGLPDDLAAEILDGYRKLQQEYGEEVSLAVRSSATAEDLPTASFAGQQDSYLNIKGEESLLDTCRRCFASLFTDRAIHYRIDQGFDHFKVSLSIGVMKMVRSDISSSGVMFSIDTESGFRDAVFVTGAYGLGENVVQGAVDPDEFYVHKPTYLSGHRAVLRRLIGDKAVKMILVEGETKNTTRNVPTPKSDRARFCLTDSDVLELAGYACTIEAHYGRPMDMEWAKDGLDGKLYIVQARPETVASQHSATALESYVLEGRGDVLTEGRSVGEKIASGAAKRIEKLTQLDEFKPGQVLVADTTTPDWEPVMKTAAAIVTNRGGRTCHASIIARELGIPAVVGAGDATTCVPDGAVVTVSCAEGDTGRVYRGELGFHVDRTEVADLARPRTQIMINLGNPDLAFKTSFLPNDGVGLARMEFIIGEYIRVHPLALLHPDKVDDAEARRTIDRLTQGYPDGRAFFVERLSEGIGTIAAAFWPKPVVVRMSDFKTNEYASLIGGAAFEPSESNPMIGFRGASRYAHPAYAEGFALECRAMQRVRDEMGLTNVILMLPFVRRIAEADLVLQTMADLGLRRGENGLKVYAMCEIPNNVILIDEFAKRFDGFSIGSNDLTQLTLGVDRDSEIVAFDYDERDEGVKEMIRLAVEGCRRNGIHSGLCGQAPSDYPDMAEFLVRIGIESMSLNPDTVIKTTRQILQVEKQLVPAR
- a CDS encoding NAD(P)H-dependent oxidoreductase subunit E, translating into MTSGIASILRGYEPDRTRLIDILWDVQREFGYISTESAAGIADWLGLSVEDVLETATFYHFFHTTPSGRHRIYLSNNVIAKMHGYRQVYEALELNTGTRFGGPGSADFGLFETACIGLSDHEPAMLIDDVVFTDLTPALVGDIIEALKTGDSPAQIANPAGLPRDEVAYVDALTRTTVHTAGPVFFCGDTDYTALLHRCRATAPEDVVATISESGLRGLGGAGFRTGNKWKLCHAAAGDEKYIICNADEGEPGTFKDRALLTYSPKQVFAGMAIAAYAVGARRGILYLRAEYAYLRDYLAQQLVELREDGVLGETFDIRIQLGAGAYICGDESALLESCEGKRGTPRLKPPFPVEHGFLGKPTVVNNVETFAAASRIMQEGAAWFAAMGVPGSTGTRLISVAGDCAAPGIYEVEWGITLREVLDLVGADNPRAVQISGPSGEMLSVAGDADRRFAYDDVSCNGSFMVFNHERDLLEIVGDFLQFFVAESCGICVPCRAGNVMLRQKVGLVAAGRAVRSDLDDMVAWGGIVAKTSRCGLGATSPNPILTTLKKFPEIYSARLCERNGDLLPSFHPAAELTDYAEAVAALAPQESL
- a CDS encoding 2Fe-2S iron-sulfur cluster-binding protein, with product MSIRIEIDGEAVTCEEGRTLVDVAAEAGVYIPTLCYLPEHPVLGTCRVCSVKVNGVVGAACAVEVSDGMRVEVNDPETTDARKALVELLFAEGNHNCPSCEKSGRCTLQAVGYEVDMMVSRFPYQFPERVAEHAADTIWLERDRCIFCQRCVEFVRDRETGKKIFSISGRGADARIEIDIELANRMPVEQVREAVDICPVGTILEKGVGYDEPIGERRYEVESVKDRALEAPRRQGK
- a CDS encoding NADP oxidoreductase encodes the protein MTTSNINELASHQLPATPLDPELAAKRAGKIKVSMISLCGCWGCSLSLLDIDERMIDLLDKITIMRSSFTDIKRIPERCAIGFIEGGVANKDNIETLRHFRDNCDVLISVGACAIWGGVPALRNLVGLKDCLAEAYTNSPTAPPASSPVVPYHHRIPILTNDVYPCHEVVQMDYFIPGCPPEADAILDVLEDLVNGRPVNLPKSLNRFD